DNA from Actinoplanes sp. SE50/110:
CGAGGACCGCGTGGTGTTCCTCGCCGGCCCATGGCGGGCCTGAGCTCCCGGGCTCAGATCGCGCCATGGGCTTCGTTGACGTGCAGTGGCAGCCTGTGAGTCCCAGACGACCCGATTCACCTGGTGATCTGCTCGCGGGTGGCGCTCATAGCGGCGAGCAGCATGTCGTCCGCACGCATATCGGCGTCGAGGTCGCCGAGGGTGAGGTCCACCCGCTGCCGCGAGGCCAAGAACCGATCCAGGTAGGGAAGTATCGGCCGCGCATGCGGCCCCATCAGTGCGAGGACGCGCAGCGCCTGGGGCGCGTACAGGTCGTCGGCCAGGTACTTCGGCAAGGCCTTCAGTAGTTCAGGCGCTATTGCGGGACCGTCCTGGAGCCATAGCGCGCCTGCCGATTCCACTTCCTCAAAGCCCGCAACCCGGAACAGGCTCCGCAGCTGCTTGCGCTGGCGGACGGTGAGCCCGCCGTTCTGGGCGAGCCAAGTCAGTAGGCGTGATGCGAAACGGACCTTCTTGATCTTGCCGAGCGGATGGAGAGGCTCTAACAGCGGCCTTCACCTCCCGCGACTTCCGTTCGCCGCCGGAACGCCCGGGCGCCTCCTACTGATCACGACTCTTGGCGTGGGCGGCGTTCCGGGAGCTGGGCCTGATCAGCAACTCCTACGCCGTGTTCGCCTTGACCACCCTCAGTGTTACCGGCAGAGGTGCCAACGACCGAGCGGGTGACGGGGGTTGGTGGCGTATGCGTTGGTAGGCCCGGGCAGACTCGCACTCGATGGCATGTGTGATCATTAATTTGAGGCATGATCGCGTTTGGGCGATCTAGCGTTTCACCCGCTCATCGGATGCGCAGTCACGACGCGACTGTCGCGGTCGCGACGTTGAAGGTGGAGAAGACATGGCTTTGCAAGAACTTCAGGCGATGCAGACTGCGTTCGAGTTGTTGTCTCCGCTCGACGCGAGTGCTCAACAGCGTGTCTTGGTGTGGTTGTCAGCGGCGCTTGCGGACACCAATGGCGGTCCCGTGTCCGCGGACAATCCGGGCGCTGGCATGCCGTCGAATATCGCCTCTGAGGATGTTGTTGCGGGAACGCCTACGCAGTATCCGGGGACTTTGCCAGGCCACCAGACCCTGGCACCGGTAGCGGCCGCTGGGGAGCGGGGAGCTGAGGCGGAGCCTCAGGTCGCCGCCGAGCCGGGTTCGGGTCCGGTAGACGAACCGGTGTCGGCTGCCCGGCCGGCGCGCACTCGGGCGGCGAAGTCCACCGGTCGGCGTGCCGGCAAGACCGGCAAGGCTTCGGCCGCTGCGACGTCAGCACCGGTTGTCCGCACGGCGTCGGGACGCCGGAGTGAGCGGCCGAGCGGTGAGCAGTTCCTCACCGACCTTAATACCCTGGGCTCGTTCAAGGCGCTCGCTGAGGAGTACGGCAAGTCGATCGGCACGATCGGCAACTGGGCTAACCAGCTTCGTGAGCAGGGGTTCGCCATCCCTGTCGGCCGGCAGAAGAAGGCCTGAGCGACACCAGTTCGTCCCGGCGCGCGGGCGAGTCGGTAGGCACGGCCGCCGCTAGGAAGCCCGCGCGCCATGGTCACCGGGCTGGTGCTGCGGCTGATCGGTGTCGACGCGATCGCCGGCGGGGAGCGCTTCCTGCCTGCCGGTTTCTGCTGCACTATTGGGGCGGCATCACCCGGACGGAAGCTGTCGCCACGGTGGCTGTCGGCCTCACCGGTGCCCTGCTGATCGCCGTGAACCGGTCGGTGCTGCTGGCCGGCGTGATGATGGCCCTGAGCTTGGTACCGGCCGCGGCGCTCGGCGGGTACGCGCTGGTCGTCGGTGACCCGGCCACGGCCGGCGGCGCGGCCCTGCGTTGGGTTCACGACGCGCTCATCGTCTTTGCCTGCGCGTATCTCGTCGTCGGCATTCACCGCAAACGCCAGCGCCGCACCACACAAGCCTGATACTGCTTGCTGACAACCCGGGTCGGCAGGGATCACCGCGACCGCGGTGCATGATTCTGGCGGCCTGCGGTGGGTTCTGGCACAGGAAGTGTGATCGGCCATCGTTGATGGCTCGTTGCGCTCCTGTGTGACGCGACGGTCCAGCAGCTTCTGCCGCATCTCAGCCCCCTTAAGATCGAAAGGGTTGAGCGGTTGGATGTCGGTGTGCGGCTGTGGGCCAGCGTCCGAGCCTCCTCGGCGACCTGCCTGTCCAGCGGCTCGGCAACGAAGAGGGTGCACGGGCGTTACTGGCGGGAACTGGCCGATGTTCCGGTCGCCGGGACAGCCGTCCGGATCTGGCTGCGGGTCCGCCGGTTCGTCTGCGGAAACGCCGGCTGCGCGGTGCGGACGTTCGCTGAGCAAGTCGATGGGTTGACCCGCCGCCGGTTGCGGAGCACCCATGGTTTGCGGAAGACGTTCACGCGGATCGGTCTGGCTCTCGCCGGCCGGGCCGGGTCTCGGCTTGCCGCGGACATGGGGATGGTGACCAGCCGCAGCACCCTGGTACGGCTGGTGCGGGCACTGCCGGATCTACCGGAGTCGCCGGTGACGGTGCTGGGCGTCGATGATTTCGCCATCAGGCGAGGTCAGAACTACGGCACCGTCCTGATTGATTGCGAGGACGGGCGGGTCGTTGACCTGCTGCCTGGCCGTGACGCCGCCCCGCTCGCCCAGTGGCTCACCGAACACGCAAAGCCGCAGGTCATCTGCCGGGCACCGGGCCAGCGCCTACGTCGAAGGAGCCCGCACCGGTGCACCGGACGCCGTGCAGGTCGCGGACCGGTTCCATCTGTGGCAGAACCTCGCCAAGGTCGTCGAGCGGTGCGTCGCCCGACACAAGGACTGCCTGCGGGAACCAGTCACCACACCGGGCGGTGATCGGGCCGCTGCAGCTGAGGTACCGGAACCCCGCGGGGCGATGGCACAGCGCCGCCGTGAACACCACCAGCTCGTTCATGGCCTGCTCGCCGAGGGTGCCGGAATTCGGCAGATCGCCCGGCACCTCGGCTGGGGCCGGCACACCGTGCAGCGCTACGCCCGTGCCGCTACCTGGTAAGAGATGATCGTCGGGCAGAAACCACGCCCGAGCAGCCTCGACCCGTTCAAGGCTCATCTCCTCCGGCGCATCAGCGAAGGCTGTTCCAAAGCCACAGTCCTGCACCGCGAGATCACCGCACAGGGCTTCAACGGCGGCTACGGCATCGTCCGCGCCTTCGTCGAACAGCACCGCGCCCGCCCGGATCTGAGCGTGATGGTCAAACTCCCGTCGGTCCGCGAAGTAACCGGCTGGATCTGCCGCCATCCCGATCACCTTGTCGAGCGGGACAGCGACCGGCTCCGAGCCCTTCTTGACCGCTGCCCGGAACTGGCCACCGCTGCCGACCTCGTGCGCTCGTTCGCCGGCATGCTGACTAACCTGCGCGGAAACCAGCTCAGCGTCTGGATTACCGCCGCTCAGCAGGCAGCACTGCCCGGCCTCACGGGATTCGCTACCGGCCTGACCAACGACCTCGACGCCGTCACGGCGGCCTGACCTTGCCCCACAGCTCCGGTCCCGTCGAGGGCAACGTCAACCGAATCAAGATGATCAAACGACAGATGTACGGCCGCGCTGGATTCGACCTGCTCCGCAAACGAGTCCTACTCAGTGCCTGACAAGACGCCCATATCGCTATGCGTTGCCTCACGCAGGCCGACGCAGTCATGCTCCCAAAAGATGTTCGAGTAGACGAACGTCCCGACCATCCAGGGCTCGTAGGCCGACAGCTTTACGACCTGGAACGCCTCATCGGGAATCCGCAACGAGGGCTTACGGAAGCCCTGCTCCACTGCGGGGCTGAACCCCAGACGGGAGTAGTAGCCGGGATCTCCCTCCAGGAACACCAACGGGATACCGCCCTCGTCGAGTCGTTGCAGACCACCGCGGATGAGCTCAGAACCGATTCCTCGGCGTTGCCACTGCGGCGCGACCGTGAGCGGGCTCAGAGACTGAACCGCCACGAGCTGCCGTGGTGCGTCCAGCAGCGCCCTGCTGAACATGATGTGCCCCACGACCTCGCCCGCCTGCTCAGACACCAGTGAGAGTGCTGCCGGATCATCGCGCCGCAACGCGTCCACAAGCTCGGCCACCGTGCTGCCGTGCTGTCCACCGAAGGCACTTCGATGGACAGCACCTACCGGGTCATAGTGATGCGGTTGCTCAATACGAAGGGTCATGGCGGGCAAGGTAACGATCTGCGCTGACGGTGCCAAACCAATAACCCCCGCCACCGCGTCGGCGGCATCAACGCGATACCGCCCATGCCTGCGCCACGCCGGAGTACCGAGGCTTCACCCCCCAAAACCAAGATCAGTCACACTTCGTGTGCCAGAACCCACCGTTACCCGTCAGAATCACGGTGCAGGCTCCCGCCTCCTTCGGCCGCAGCCATCACCGTGCGCCACAGGACCCGAGGGCGGCCGGTCACCTTCCCGCGGCCGCGGCCGTCATCTGATTTTGCGTTTTCCCAGGTGAACGGTGCATGGCCGGGGCTAGCGTGAGGTTTCCCGCGGACAGAGGGGGCCCTCGTGCTGCACTGGCCGGTCGTCCCTGTCGGCACTGCGTCACTGCGGGCACTTCCCGAACCGGGCGCCACCCCTGTGATCTACGAAATGAAGTGGGATGGTTTCCGGACCATCATCTGGCGAAACGCTGATGGTGTGCGCGTCCAGTCGCGCCACGGCACAGACCTCACTGCGTACTTTCCTGATCTTGTTGGTCCGCTGACCGCAGCATTACCGCCGAGGGCTGTCCTCGACGGCGAGCTCCTGGTCTGGGATCCCGATCGCGGCCGGTGCAGCTTCGGGTTGCTCCAACGCCGCCTCGTGGCCGGCCGGCGGATCGCTGAGGTATCCCGCAAACATCCCGCTCACCTGGTCGCCTTTGACCTTCTGCGCGACGGGCGCGGCACCGAGCTGCTGGATCAGCCGCTGTCGGTGCGCCGGGCGAAGCTGGAGCGGATGCTGCGGACCGCCCCGCCGCAGCTGGTGTTGTGTCCCCAGACTGCGGTGCCGGCGGTGGCACGCGGCTGGATGCAGGACCTCGGTACCGCCGGAATTGAAGGCGTCGTCATCAAGAAGATTGATGAACGGTACCGTCCCGGCACCCGGTCGTGGACGAAGGTCCGCACTCGGGACACCGCCGAATACGTGGTGGGTGGGGTGACCGGGACCGTGGATCATCCGGTGACCCTTCTTCTCGGGCGTTACGACCGGACGGGGACGCTGCGGTATACCGGCCAAACGCATCCGGTCCGGCCCGAGCATCGCGCTGACCTCGCCGCGGTCCTGCACGCTCTGGTATTCCGCGGCCCGCAGGCCGGGCATCCGTGGCCAATACCGTTGCCAACGGCATGGACCGCCCGGTTCAACGACCGGCGGCCGTTAACCTACACGCCGGTGGAACCGACAGCCGTTGTCGAGGTCGAGGTCGACACGGCCATCGACGGGCCGTTCGGCCGAGCCCGACACGGGGCGCGCCTGATCAGGGTCCGGATGGATCTGCGCCCAGCTGACATCACCCTCGAACAGACCGCCAGCGGTGATCGGGTTGGATCCGCGGCCGGACGGTGATCAGCCAGCCAGGCAGACACACCGGCTCGCCCCGCCGCCGCCTGATCTTGTCGTCACAGTGAGCGCCCGGGTTGAGGAATGTCATTGGCAGGTGTGCCGGCCCGGGTGGCGCAGCAGCCGCGATTGCAGGTAGCCGGCATTCGGGTGCGTGATGTCGGGGTGCAGCAGGCCGCCGGGTACCGGGTCGGCACGCAAAGGCGCGGGCGGGCGGTGCGAGCTGGCGCAGATGTCAGTCATCAGGCGGACGGTGCTAGTGAGCGTCTGGCCGATGGGGTCGCTGCTGTTACGGGCTTGGTAGAAGCCGGTCAGCCGGTCCAGCAACGCTAGCCCGGTCCGGCAGGACGTGTGCTGGTACAGCGCGACGGCCCGCAGGGCGACCGCCAGGAACCGGCGCGGATGGTCGTCCCAGTCGAGCGCCAGCTGTTCGAGGGTGGTGCAGGCTCGGGCGGCGCCGAGGTCACCGACCCAGACGGCAATGTCGGTGCAGACC
Protein-coding regions in this window:
- a CDS encoding DUF389 domain-containing protein produces the protein MAVGLTGALLIAVNRSVLLAGVMMALSLVPAAALGGYALVVGDPATAGGAALRWVHDALIVFACAYLVVGIHRKRQRRTTQA
- a CDS encoding helix-turn-helix domain-containing protein yields the protein MAQRRREHHQLVHGLLAEGAGIRQIARHLGWGRHTVQRYARAATW
- a CDS encoding ATP-dependent DNA ligase, whose translation is MLHWPVVPVGTASLRALPEPGATPVIYEMKWDGFRTIIWRNADGVRVQSRHGTDLTAYFPDLVGPLTAALPPRAVLDGELLVWDPDRGRCSFGLLQRRLVAGRRIAEVSRKHPAHLVAFDLLRDGRGTELLDQPLSVRRAKLERMLRTAPPQLVLCPQTAVPAVARGWMQDLGTAGIEGVVIKKIDERYRPGTRSWTKVRTRDTAEYVVGGVTGTVDHPVTLLLGRYDRTGTLRYTGQTHPVRPEHRADLAAVLHALVFRGPQAGHPWPIPLPTAWTARFNDRRPLTYTPVEPTAVVEVEVDTAIDGPFGRARHGARLIRVRMDLRPADITLEQTASGDRVGSAAGR
- a CDS encoding GNAT family N-acetyltransferase, which encodes MTLRIEQPHHYDPVGAVHRSAFGGQHGSTVAELVDALRRDDPAALSLVSEQAGEVVGHIMFSRALLDAPRQLVAVQSLSPLTVAPQWQRRGIGSELIRGGLQRLDEGGIPLVFLEGDPGYYSRLGFSPAVEQGFRKPSLRIPDEAFQVVKLSAYEPWMVGTFVYSNIFWEHDCVGLREATHSDMGVLSGTE
- a CDS encoding transposase; this translates as MIVGQKPRPSSLDPFKAHLLRRISEGCSKATVLHREITAQGFNGGYGIVRAFVEQHRARPDLSVMVKLPSVREVTGWICRHPDHLVERDSDRLRALLDRCPELATAADLVRSFAGMLTNLRGNQLSVWITAAQQAALPGLTGFATGLTNDLDAVTAA